The following is a genomic window from Antechinus flavipes isolate AdamAnt ecotype Samford, QLD, Australia chromosome 3, AdamAnt_v2, whole genome shotgun sequence.
CAGATTTGGGAGATGCTTCTTGAGTTAAACAGTAATGCCCTATGCCCTGAGGTTAGCATCTGGCACTTTAAACTTGTATAATACTTGTATAATGAGAATGTGACATTTGTAAACTGGTGATCAAAGAAAGGAATTAAGACATTAGGGAAGATggagggaaattatttttttgcaAACTCCTTCACAAGTCATTCCCCATAGTTACAGGTGTAAACTCCTAGTTATTTAGGCTCTcaaattgaaaagaagaaaaaaagggaaggaaggaaagaaaaaaggaaaaacggaaagaaaagaaggaaataagaaggaagaaaaaagaaagaaagagaaaacaaaagacatttacATCTGTACAAATCTTAACACCGGAGATGTTTCTTGCTTGACATGTCATTCCAGATCCTGTGCATTTCTTCTGGTGTGATTTGATGCACAGTAATAACTCGGCGATATCTACACAAGCTATAGGCCATTTTCCAGTGATTAAAGCCACTGTTTTGGAAAGGGTGAATGCCCAACTTCCGAAGACACAGTCCCACATACACATCTTCCAGATGAAGCAGTCTTGTGTGGAGTGAGGTCTTGTAAATGAGTTCTGCTACATCGGCTGAAAAGATATAGCCAGTCCCTGAGCAGAACGGCGGGTAATTGCTATCTGGGTACAAATCTCTGGGCATGTACCACTTACTGCGGACATCCCGGATTGGTCCTCCATTGATGACATAGCCAGTGAAGTATCTTCTCCTTGGTTTGGTGTTGGGTTTTAGTAGTTTATAGATGAGATTATCCATGTTTACAAAAATGTCACTGTCTGTTTTCATGACATACTTGGCTTTTGAGCAGAAAGTGGCAACCCATCTCATCCCCATTAAAGTTTTGAGGGTGAGGTTATGGTATGAGTCAATGAAGTCCTCCACGATGATGTCATGGAAAATTTGGCTTTCTTGTTCCACCATCTGATTTAGAACAGGATCGGCATTCTTCCCTAGGAGAAAGAGAGTGGCGATTTTGATCCCCTTAAAGTTGTTTTCATCTCCCCACGTCTCTCGGATAGCCTGCCGGGCGTCAAATTCCTTGTGTGTGGTACTAATGAGGATGACAAGAAAGGGGGTGCTTTTCTCACATTTCTTAGGCTCATTTATGAGAAACTCAAATGCATGTGGGTTTATAGGTCGAGTTCTTATATTACCAAAGGTAACATTCTTCCTGGCCGCAGCAACATTAGTAAATGGCCGAGAGCCGGAGTAGGAAGAAGTAGGACGAGTTATACTTAGGTACCAAAGAGCACTAGCCCAGCACACAACTGTCAAAACATAGAGACATGAGACCTTTGAAGCCATTGTCTTTGCAGCTCTTCTATGCAGTATATTGAATAAATAGCCTTCTTACCATTAACATCTCTTTGTCCTGCAAAGGCAGCATATtacttgaaaatcttaaagttcGATAAATACAAGTTACTGTGAGATTGTTCATAGGTATCAGTAGCAGGCTTGTCACTCTACTTTCTTCCACCCTGTGATGATGGGTTCCATGTCTTTATAAGTCTTCCTCTTAATTCTGCAAAATGCAAGAAAGCAAACTGTTTGTTAAGCTTGTTTACATGGTTTGATATTTCAATTCAGAATTATTAAGATATCATGAAGATTTTATGGTTTATAATGCCCTCCTGTTTCATTAGAGGCACTGTGGTATGTATATAGGGCATGAGAAAGTCACTTgattgccttggtttcctcatctgtacaaaggGGATAGAAGGTGGTAGCATCTATTTCCCAAAATTGTTGTAAGGAACAAATCAAACAGTAAATAGCCATGTTGTACGGTAGAGTGCTAGATCTAGAGGcatagacctgagttcaaatgctgcctcagacactatgaataataattatgggaataataatagcacctacttcttatggttgttataaggatttaaaaaataatatttgtaaagtacttggaCCATGGTGGCTACTGTATAAATGTCAGGAAGGGTTCAAACATTGCTTCTGGCACAAACAAGATCTGTGACACGGGTCATGTCACTTAATATTTTGAGCACTCTAGGCAATGCCAAGACTATAAGTTGATGAAAAAGTACCAACCTTTTGCATTggtaaaagataaatattttttcacatgagaATTCTATCGGCAACAATGTAGGGCTAGCCCTGGAGCCAGAAAGATtgcctcagagtgaatgtaaatagcaattgttgcTATTTTGGCTAGAAATCCTAAGGGTTTGGCCAGAAACTCTCCCAGGttgactctctctctttttattttgtttagataAAAAAGGCCATTTTTTGCCTCAAATTTTACCTAGCCTAACTGCAGAATGGACATTGCTTCAGCCAAACTGAGACCTTTTCaataccttagcttaaaaagttaAGTTCTGCCACTGCAATCCTGATTTATATTTTgcccactggacccagatggcacTAGAGGAGAAATAAGGTGACTTTGCAGTCCTCCCAAAGTGAAATCCAATACACTTTCATATCACGGCCATCATCTCCCTCACATCATAGTCTTCTTCTAGAACGAAGAACAAACAACCATCAccaccaatgaaattacaaatccaaTCCCTATTCTTTCTACTCTTACCCTAATTAATCATTATTCTTGAAGGAAACAGATATGTTTATAGCTGGATGAGtaggaagagaccttagaagtaaACATCTTCATTTCAAAAAGGTCCACAGAAATATAATCAAAGGTGAACTAAAGCCAGCTGGTTTACAAaagctgttaaattttcagtgtgagcatttatatcaaCCAAATGGTAAATGCTACCTATTagatcttgatcttttgttttgttgattgtctaggctaaagaatgtaattgagaaatgttaataatttagattaaatttGAAAGTGTCTTGTGTAGATTTTTTTGAGAGtctatcattaaatatttaacagtacATCCCTTAGATGTAGTAATTCCCATAAAGTCACAAAGATAGCAATGCAAATCCTATATCTCTTGACACAACATTCTTTTCACTTCATCCTTCTGCCTCCTCATATTCAATTGACATTTATGTTTCAgtttaatattgtttttgttgttgtgctTTCAGATGGGTGATTAATCCATGTTCCAATTAGGAAGTATCAGAGATGAAATTCAAACCCAGAAGTGGAAGACAAATTCTCTCACCTCCAAGGCCAGTATTCTGTCCATACACAATttgagtcatttaaccctttttgcctcagtttccttatctgtaaaatgggccggagtaagaaatgtcaaatcactccagtCCTTTCATAAAAAACCCTGAAAGGAAGTCAGAAAGAGAGGGACATAACTGAAAGCGACTAAACAACATCAAAAGTAGTTTCTCCCAATACACCTCCCTTCTCTTTCAacaactattttttaaagcatttttccttatatcataTGGAAATTCACCATTTGTCCACTGTTATCCATTGttcctatttattttacttttcaaaattttattaaagctttttattttcaaaatatgtgcatgaataattttccaacattgacttgcaaaaccttatattctaaaattcccccctccttctccccaccttctcctctagatggcaactaatctaatatatgttaaacatgtcaatACCTACTCTTGATTTCtagttctctcccttcctccttctccttctccttctccctctccctctgtctctgtctctgtctctgtctctctgtctctttcccatctctctctctctctcccccatctctgtttctctctctctctctctctctctctctttctctctctctctctctctctctcacacacacacatacacacacacacacacattctcacactCCTGTTTGTTCTCTCATATGCTGAAACCATTCCCTGACCCTTCTGGCAGATATTTCTGTTGCCAGTTCAGAGTGTCAGTGATATATATCCAGGTGAAATTACACTAGTCCTTGCTAATTGTTTGCTTCCTTAGAATACACTTACCTATAAATACAGTAGGATtctagaaaatgagatttttgaaTTTGGGGGACGCCAATTCAAGGGGAAGTGATGAGTATTTCAATTAGCATTCAAATGAAAAAGTTGGCTTAGGAACTCCTGGTTCTTTCCTAGAACTCCAACTTCTAGCATGTCATTTTTAAAGGTAGGCTAGGTTACAAAGTTCACTCATGTAAAAAATTGTCTCTGGCTTCCTTGTTAGAGCATACTGCAGTAGTCCTGCTAGTCAGAGATAGGAGATAATGGATGTGAATTTCAACAAACTCAGCTTTAGAATAAACTATGCACTTCAATGTATGCATTGTATTGAAAGAATTTAACTGAGGTTATGGATGGAGACTCATGTTCCTAAGCACaatcatcataataaaataagaagACAGGGATGAATAAAAGCAGAGTCAATAGACACCATGTTGTCTAAGCCAAGAGCAGAATGTGAATATATGAGCCATAGGAGGGAAGCCAGCAATAGCTCATTGTAGTTATGATTCTTCTTAAATGAACATTAGAATAGCTCCTAGCAGCATGACTCTGAATATAGCGAGGGCTCCAGCTGACCTGTAATAAACACTGTCCAAATCTAGGCCCTAGTATTGCCAAACTCCTGGTGGAAAAATTGGGGGGAAGCAGATTAAAAAGAATATAGTTTGCTGTATTCTTTGAAATCtccaaagagaaacaaagaatgcTTTGGAAATCTAAGACTCAATTCAAGATTTCATGCTCTTATTTTAACAACATTCTTTCTGCTCCTACAGGATTGGAAAGAAATTCCATAAAGGATTCCAGAATCACCCTCCCCCTCACTTCAATTCTATCCCAATTGTTCTCCTTTTCCACACCCTGTGTTGTAGGCTCACTTACTCACCTGTCCCTCTTATTCCATTGGAACCCATTAGCATCATTACCTGCTTATTTCCCGGCCATGTTTTCCTGgtctctgatcaatacaatagtAACCTCTCACAATTTCAAAAAGAAGGCTCTTCTATGTAATCAAAATaagatattttgcttttcttcactAAAGGAATGGAAGGGGGTCCTCCTTAGATTTGGGCTTTGGGGTTATGTCCTCGCTTCTTTATCCTATTCCTTTTGTTCTTCAGCTTTGTGCCTAGACAGttttttcttaaagcattttTAGATTGTCTTTACAGAGCTGATATCTGGAAAAGAGGACCTTAGCTGCTATTCTGTGTTTTCTCCCTA
Proteins encoded in this region:
- the B3GALT1 gene encoding beta-1,3-galactosyltransferase 1, translated to MASKVSCLYVLTVVCWASALWYLSITRPTSSYSGSRPFTNVAAARKNVTFGNIRTRPINPHAFEFLINEPKKCEKSTPFLVILISTTHKEFDARQAIRETWGDENNFKGIKIATLFLLGKNADPVLNQMVEQESQIFHDIIVEDFIDSYHNLTLKTLMGMRWVATFCSKAKYVMKTDSDIFVNMDNLIYKLLKPNTKPRRRYFTGYVINGGPIRDVRSKWYMPRDLYPDSNYPPFCSGTGYIFSADVAELIYKTSLHTRLLHLEDVYVGLCLRKLGIHPFQNSGFNHWKMAYSLCRYRRVITVHQITPEEMHRIWNDMSSKKHLRC